The Macrobrachium nipponense isolate FS-2020 chromosome 24, ASM1510439v2, whole genome shotgun sequence genome segment agggagaataagaagaatcttCGTTAGGACAGATCTTCAAGCAACAGTGGTGCCTCTTCAGTCAACAAATCGCAAGATTCAAGGACCAGCTGTCGTTCGCCTAGGATCGCCTCGCACCATTTCCAAGACGCCCAAACCTATCTGTGTCCTCTTGTCGTTTGGCGATGTTAAGTCTCGCATTAAATGTTACCAGACACAGGTGCCGATGTCACTGTAATTGGAAAGCAGCACCTTGACACATTGGGTATCCCCAGGAGCTGTTTTGCTGACGCCTCCGCAAAGTGCGACGTTCACCGCGGATGGATCTCCAATGTCACCTGCTCTGGGTATATTACAAGTTACCTTACACTAGGCAAGCGATCCTGCTTGCCAGGATTCAAgtgcatgaaaatgtggaatttccacttttgtatcctatggtcattgtgaggaactggccataatatctcctgatttccctaaacctattttagaggtcaaacacgttaatagagtcaaggagctacccatctcagcgaccacatcaccttcagcagcaaaggaatactttcttcaagagtttcaagatgtgttggtctcgaaagaagagttgaagacagctcctctcaagcctatggctggtcctcccatgagaatccaccttaaggatgGCGCAGTGCCTTTTGCCCATCCACACCCCAAGACAGATTCCATTCTGCTTTTAAGACCAAGTCAAAGAAGAGCTTGACCTCCATGGTGGCCCAAGGGATATCAAACCTGCTGGTGATGACCCGTCAGTTTGGTGCCACCCTCTCGTCGTCGTTCCCAAAGAATGGGACAGGAGTACGAATCACTGTCGATCTGACCAAGTTGAATAGCCAGGTTTCTCGTCCAGCCCATCCTTCACCCACACCCTATGCCGCTATTCGCAGTGTAGGCCCGAAGGCTCATTATTTCACCACAGCCGATGCTCTCTATGGTTACTGGCAGATGGAACTGGCAGAAGAAGATCAGCATTTAACCACCTTTATTACGCCATATGGTCGTTCATACATTGCAGAGGACCGATGGGCTTCGCAGCTACTGGAGACGCCTTCTGCCTGCGAGGTGATATGGCCCTTCAAGGTGTCCAAAAACTGTGTTAAGGTCATAGACGACCTTCTCCTCCACGACGAAGACTATGCTACACCTTCATCGTATCCACGAAGTGCTCACCCGGTGCCGCAAGTTTGGGATCACACTCAACAAGGATAAATTTGTGGTCGCTGCAACCCTCCGTGAATTTCTGTGGGTACAATCTCAGGAGACGGCATCCAGCTGATAAGCAGAAAGTCAGTGCCATCAAGGATTTCCCAACCCCTGCTAACCTGACAGACCTCAGATCGTTTATGGGATTGGTCAACCAGTTAGCGGAGTTCACGCCTGACATCTCCATTGCAGCCCAACCTTTACGTCCCCCTGATGAgtcccaagagaacatttgttGGACCCCCCCCGACCATGATGAAGCATTTCCAACGTGTCAAGTTAGCTCTCCACCAGTCCACCAGTTCTCGCCCTCTTCGAACCCAGACCTACCTGTTGTCTTCAGACGGACGCTTCACGCCTCCACGGCATTGGATATGCCCTCCTGCAGGACCATGGTAATGGACACCTGCGTCTAGTTCAGTGTGGTTCTCGGTTTCTCGCTGACGCAGAGACACGATATGCCACCATCGAGCTTGAGATGCTAGTCGTTGTCTGGGCAATGTCGAAATGTAGGCTATATTTAGCAggcctacagaattttactctgatgacggatcaccggccccttatacctattctgaacagttatacgctggatgccatcgagaactctcgtctccagcgcctcaaggagAAAATCTCGCCCTACATCTTTACAGCTGTGTGGCGCGTGCGGGTAAGTTGCTGTGCATCCCAGATGCATTGTCTCGCGCCCAGTCAGCCACCCCACACAGGAGGACGAGATCTCAGGTGCTTCTTCCGCTGCTCATCTTCGAACTGTCATGGCTGTGAACGCCGTTACGCTTTCAGACGAGTCTCCAGCTCAGGATCCCGACAGAATACTTCAGGATCTTCGTGATGCAGCGAAAGCAGATCCTGCGTATACTCATCTACTCGATTGTGTCACATCAGGATTTCCTCGCAAACAGATATGACCTTCACAATTCCTTACTTCCTTATTGGAAACTACGTGAAGATCTCTACGCGGATGGTGACCTTGTCCTGTATGGAGCAAGGGTTGTAATTCCTGCCGCTCTCCGTCGTCGCACCTTGTCCCACTTGCATGACAGCCACAGAGGTGTGGGAAGCAACCAAGCGCAGAGCAAGGCAGTCAGTTTTCTGGCctggcattgactctgatattgccACACAGTCAGAGCTTGTGAGGCATGTCAGACATTGCAGCCATCTCAGCCGCAGGAACCTCTAATGAATGACGACAACCCGACAAGACCCTTCGAGTCCGTCTCAGCCGACTTCTTGTTGTTGCAGGGAAGTCTTTCCTCGTCGTCGTCGATCGCCTGTCAGGATGGCCTGTTGTCGCACCCTGCCAAGGGCGATACTACCGCTTCCAATACTATCAGGATCTTCTGCCGCTATTTCCGTGAAGTTGGTGTCCCCCTTCGCCTAAGGACAGATGGAGGCCCCCAATTCACCAGCGCAGAGTTCAAGGATTTTATGAAGCGATGGGGAGTTCGACACATGTAACCTCACCCCACTACCCACAATCGCAATGGTCATGCTGAAGCCGCTGTGAAGTCGATCAAGCACCTCATCCTCAAAACAGCCCCATCTggcaacattgattgtgaagcatttgatcgaggcttattggagctcagaaatactcctaactttactggacgctctcctgcccagatcctgtatggctgtcctctcaggtcatgtatccctgcccaccctcaagcattctccaaggagtggcaggtcaagaccgaagATTGTGGAACCGCCGTGCTGCCGCTCGTTACAAGCAGGTAAAGACCAAGTAAGACAAGCATGCCCACCCCTTACCCACGTTGAGCGTCGGACAGCAAGTTCGGATTCAAGACCCGACCTCTTATCGTTGGGACAAGTTGGCACTGTCATGGGTCATGGAAGTCAAGAGACTATCAAATTCGTCTCCCTAGTGGTCGTGTGTGGTGGCGTAATCGTCGTTTTTTCTTCGCCTGGTGCCACCCACTAATAGTGACCCCTTTCTCCCTGTCCCTGTGGCCCCTAGCCAGGACCTAGAAAGAGAGTCCTTAGTCAGTATCCTCCAGTAAACCCACGTCGTTCCCAAAGACTCATGGAAAAGGAGTCCGTTCGAGAATGCACTACGAGCGTGTGAGGGGAgggtgtaggtacatgaaaaagacgcatttcacatgtaccagtattattatgttcaaacattatttcacatgttgcgtgccattagagtatccccatgttaagtccagtaatatgatatggcaacatttaagtattggcaacattgtaattattgctctcgtgaggcagtctcgtctcgtctgtctgtttgttaagctgttctgctgtttgtcccctggatcttgtatatatttctacatagacatttagaacctacattcaagttgtgtccttgcccctccacttaaggttaaggagtttaccaacacatacattaactaaggcttaagagttaagaagtcaccgttgtcggcgactcaactactaaattaagagctcttcctaaccattttctacaggataggatgagtggtactacttgcccccaaaattgtgtctgcagacacgtatggccctagcgagcagcagatctcatatgccatcttcacatctcgcagggagtgtgaattgaacacagagttgcttcgctaaaacatggtactcaggatgttgctgagtgccatgctctgttgaaatgcttccgaggccgcgccctcacctctgtgagcattcaaatcaaaagatttcaaatctttgtgccaacacaatgaaggagcttttttgaaagaactccttaacaataaagccagggtgttcttcgatatgggcaagtctggtcttttcggaacactgcagattgtccgtacgacttcgacttttcTTGAgttgttttatgtagataaaacttgagagacctgacagggcacaggactctctctggctctgcccaataacttgtgccatccttgattccaagctcctggccaagAACAAGActgggtttccattcttaggccacaacggaaggcttagagaacgcaccgccttgtgttctctaatgccaaaacttctgacgatggctgaaaacctcactaaccctctttgtcgtatctagggtggttagaaaaaggccttcctgatcacgtgcaagaagttaacaggtaggagatgttcgaatgctttgacatcaagaacttcagactatgtctaagttccatattgaaagcttcgatctggacatgccacagtcagtcagtctgtactaaagtcaggtgaccgaccagttgaccagtcagacgcatcaaggacagcaaggctgtaccctgaagacccataaggcactattcttcgctgaaggatgagtgtctggactgcctgggcgattcaagctaagcaaaccttggggtatgaacgcaacccaacgtcgttagcgaatcaactcctgagccactcctgactcgagcttctggtgccaggagaaaggagcgaggagcaaaaaggcgattcagtacccgaaggacgaatgcctgacagtccaacctggtctcatgttaaacgatcatcgggggtgtgtaaacgcaaccgacttcgtcaacaagaaactcagggctactatgtgtccCTCTgatcgcacgagtgtctgactccgagaaaacaggtgagacaaaaagtagatggtgagcgagtttcgagattccacagaactcaaagatcgtgaagggctttgttgtttgacagaagcaaatctctgagcccaaagggcgtcaacaacatatttccgtattctttaatagttgtgactgccagcttatcccattcttcaaacggaaagggaagacggcaatcttatgctgtcaacatctcgatagtctgaacgtagtcagaccagagcggagaggttataggtacctttcgtgttaaagtagaccgactctctcggaaaaggtccttgaaggacgtgacctctgtgaatctaggatcttgaaggccaacatggggcgattagcgtcattgtcgctcccgtgatggtataaatcatcttattacatttcctaaagcgtttgaaaaaggggaaaagagactaaacatccatccctgttcaatatcatagcgaagagatgtatgaaaggacgtccctaaagtctccataactctcaacatacttctaaagaaagattccactcggaagtcagtagttgctgccgtcgatcgagtacgatttcgtacggacttttgcaatcctgtaacgaacctctagaggatcgttacattctacgcctgttgttataataggctctttctcgtaaacccgaacagggaccgagagaagatacttcctaagatatgagagagctgtggaagatcagagttgatatggaccacttggttcccaaaaactcgtttccaggaactggagggacgacagaattgcttccacttctttcagattatgattccaggacatctgaaaccctctccagatgtcggcaccttctttctatcacctcaagtgtacttaacgcaccgagagatgttcagaatcattcctagatctttaataaaatttcagtttcccggtaggaaaaaactgtagaggtctgaattgcagtctattcaggggaaacaaacttctttaggaaggaaatggtccccagcagcaaagctcatccattccctcacacagtatgtttacttccctaaaaaggctgcgctttgcctaagcaggagagcatataatagtgaaatgttgcggtagactcgtagtcctataccgtgcggtaacgagcaccgaaaggagtaagagatatctctgagaacatagtaaggcaaaacgaatgcaatgtttattcattcatgtaagaaatcccctcaatcttaggctaaagtccgtgattgtagggcagagatacagttagtcagtcaatcccgcaggagagagagagagacgtaactgccagcacagagatacggttagtcagtcaatcccgcaggagagagagacgtaacctagagcgcatgacagcgaacgagctggtactgcctcgtttggactggcggagaggacagtgacagcagcagctttacgatcgtcgtctcttaactttatgcctaggttgccagctaccctattctacgaagaaataggtccgtaatttttagcataaagagactctcaagctggtatatttaagcgaaacagaaaacgctaatatatagatgcgttgtgtcgtcataacactaccatacaacggtaaaagataaatcggaaactcctggaaggctgcaggagtaacgattaaatgtccttaaattaatagacaatagacctctcggttgccatccgaagaggtaactacagcaagcgtatatgacttgaaccaaccagtagtaaaataacgcaaggcaaaatatgatattatattgcaataaagttttttcatacttacctggcagacatatatactatagctgaattcggaaatacagctacatacatatctgacaggcaagtttcataaacaaaactcaagagaattgaagcggacagctcaagcttcttatgttattggacataatcgttcattgacgtagtctacaagtctatttcttgtacgagtctgcgaatgatgaatgagagctcttccgaatcttgtcaataagagcttatccgcttacgcaatataagttaatgagaagtttgtcaatgagaactaacccatttacgggacaaagagataatttgtcaatgaggggatacccacttacttgacaaaacgatagtatattgtcaatgggggaaattcactgaattgacaaacgtaatccaggaagtcgagcattttattttgattcccgtctcaaacgaggaaggggcaagaatcctgttaagagacggctttacgacaggtagaacgacgatgttcaattcggcagcgctagtcccgactaggaactaacaaaatctatcatctgaaaagccctttcagatgggctaaaaaagcttgcaaattatcctgggaagaggaagaaaactctccaaccagcttcctctcccgtatcaaaatttattggcagtatggcaaaggaagtcctgtcttgcgctttcctccttttttttgatgagtgcctttgcaagaatcctactgaacgttgccgagagtcctgacgtgcaggacgtcgagctttttacataacccatagctgccttaccgcaaagtcttgactgcggtagagcaaaagagatctttccttgagctttccaataactccatccaatcctggactttacgaaaaagcaatattactgacagagacctctataattcacgaaaccgtggtcttgctgggtttcgaaaacgaagttgccttttcactttaagcttcctccgaagcactgcttacttcacattcttcgcaggcgatgtagaagggatcaccgaagttaggtaaaaaatctttaggcccaaatcagcttgaacaaagacttcaacagaaacgttcagccaggcgcagcgctcggcgtccactggctagCAGcggagcacgctcggcgtccactggcgagcagcgagcactctcggcgcgcgctcgcgctcggtatccactggcgtgcgctcggcctcggcgtctactggtgcgcgcttggcgtgcaccgcGCGCGCCTGCTGGGtcccatccgaacgtcccgtccaagccgagcgtcaaaaaaaaaaagcgtgcagaaaagcgtcacgctcctgacaggcgtcaatgcaagcgaaactgccttcagggaagagcattagacatctcggagagaaaaccaactgcacgaagcagtctcaggtgaagggttgatcgtgtgagaatacgcggggcgagggaacgccttcttatctcacagcaacaaagctaggacgtccgcgctcaaaagcgtcctgctaatatgacttgctttcccttttgttcatgaaacttacctgacagatatatatatagctgtattttctgaagtccgacagaatttaaaaattcgcggcacacgcagtgggcggccaggtggtagtacccattcccgccgctgggaggcagatatcaggaactattcccattttctattcatattttttttctgtcgccggtcggtaaacaactgtttacagacctccgcctaggattttgaaaaaatagccaaggagttcttttaagaggtctcattcattatgtttgcataaagatttgagattttttttttcttaatatgaatgctcaagaggtgagggcgcggcctcggaagcatttcaacagagcat includes the following:
- the LOC135205853 gene encoding uncharacterized protein LOC135205853, producing MTDHRPLIPILNSYTLDAIENSRLQRLKEKISPYIFTAVWRVREPLMNDDNPTRPFESVSADFLLLQGSLSSSSSIACQDGLLSHPAKGDTTASNTIRIFCRYFREVGVPLRLRTDGGPQFTSAEFKDFMKRWGVRHM